A single Micromonospora sp. CCTCC AA 2012012 DNA region contains:
- the guaB gene encoding IMP dehydrogenase, producing MENSPSTDLQAGAEPGGHLPELPAGSARVVPLGLTFDDVLLQPGESDVVPSRVNTRTRLTRNVELTVPLLSSAMDTVTEARMAIAMARQGGIGVLHRNLSVEDQALQVDLVKRSESGMITNPVTARPDDTLREVDELCGRYRISGVPVVDGDGQLVGIVTNRDMRFVSDPATPVHSIMTRTPLVTAQVGVSKDDALDLLRRHKVEKLPIVDETGRLRGLITVKDFTKSEQYPNATKDDAGRLRVAAAVGVGEDSYKRARTLVDAGVDVIIVDTAHGHQRAVLDMVRQLKKDVAIDIVGGNVATYAGAKALVDAGADGVKVGVGPGAICTTRIVAGVGVPQITAIMEAARAARPAGVPVIGDGGIQYSGDIAKALVAGADTVMLGSLLAGCEESPGELIFINGKQYKAYRGMGSLGAMQSRGQAKSYSKDRYFQQDVLAEDKLVPEGVEGQVPYRGPLSAVAHQLIGGLRAAMGYVGAESIPELHRRGQLIRITAAGLKESHPHDIQMTVEAPNYHSR from the coding sequence GTGGAGAATTCGCCCAGCACCGACCTTCAGGCAGGCGCCGAACCGGGTGGCCACCTGCCGGAGCTGCCGGCTGGCTCCGCCCGGGTGGTGCCGCTCGGCCTCACCTTCGACGACGTGCTCCTGCAGCCCGGTGAGTCGGACGTCGTACCCAGCCGGGTCAACACCCGGACCCGGCTCACCCGCAACGTCGAGCTGACCGTCCCGCTGCTCTCCAGCGCGATGGACACCGTCACCGAGGCGCGGATGGCGATCGCCATGGCCCGCCAGGGCGGCATCGGCGTGCTGCACCGCAACCTCTCCGTGGAGGACCAGGCGCTCCAGGTCGACCTGGTCAAGCGCTCCGAGTCCGGCATGATCACCAACCCGGTGACGGCCCGGCCGGACGACACCCTCCGCGAGGTCGACGAGCTCTGCGGGCGCTACCGCATCTCCGGCGTACCGGTGGTGGACGGCGACGGCCAGCTCGTCGGCATCGTGACCAACCGCGACATGCGGTTCGTCTCGGACCCGGCCACCCCGGTCCACTCGATCATGACCCGGACCCCGCTGGTCACCGCCCAGGTCGGGGTGAGCAAGGACGACGCCCTCGACCTGCTGCGCCGGCACAAGGTGGAGAAGCTGCCGATCGTCGACGAGACCGGCCGGCTGCGCGGGCTGATCACCGTCAAGGACTTCACCAAGAGCGAGCAGTACCCGAACGCCACCAAGGACGACGCCGGTCGGCTCCGGGTCGCCGCCGCGGTCGGCGTGGGCGAGGACTCCTACAAGCGGGCCCGCACCCTGGTCGACGCCGGGGTGGACGTGATCATCGTGGACACCGCGCACGGTCACCAGCGGGCGGTGCTGGACATGGTCCGTCAGCTCAAGAAGGACGTCGCCATCGACATCGTCGGCGGCAACGTGGCCACGTACGCGGGGGCGAAGGCGCTGGTCGACGCCGGCGCGGACGGCGTCAAGGTGGGCGTCGGCCCGGGTGCCATCTGCACCACCCGGATCGTCGCCGGGGTGGGCGTACCGCAGATCACCGCGATCATGGAGGCAGCCCGGGCGGCCCGGCCGGCCGGCGTCCCGGTGATCGGCGACGGCGGCATCCAGTATTCCGGCGACATCGCCAAGGCCCTGGTGGCCGGTGCCGACACGGTGATGCTCGGCAGCCTGCTGGCCGGCTGCGAGGAGAGCCCCGGCGAGCTGATCTTCATCAACGGCAAGCAGTACAAGGCCTACCGGGGGATGGGCTCGCTCGGCGCGATGCAGTCCCGCGGCCAGGCCAAGTCCTACTCCAAGGACCGCTACTTCCAGCAGGACGTGCTCGCCGAGGACAAGCTCGTCCCCGAGGGCGTCGAGGGCCAGGTGCCCTACCGGGGCCCGCTCTCCGCGGTCGCCCACCAGCTCATCGGCGGGCTGCGCGCCGCGATGGGGTACGTCGGCGCGGAGAGCATCCCCGAGCTGCACCGGCGTGGCCAGCTCATCCGGATCACCGCGGCGGGGCTCAAGGAGAGCCACCCGCACGACATCCAGATGACCGTCGAGGCGCCGAACTACCACTCCCGCTGA
- a CDS encoding GuaB3 family IMP dehydrogenase-related protein, producing MRDVVEIGLGKTAQRGYHLDDIAIVPSRRTRDVDDVSTAWQLDAYPFGIPCVGHPSDATMSPASAVQLGQLGGLGVLNVEGLWTRYENPTKVLEELAALDEDARATKRLQEVYAEPIRPDLIAERVRELRAGGGTVAVRVSPQHTLALAPVILDAGVDILVIQGTIVSAEHVSTTDEPLNLKEFIADLDLPVIVGGCTDYKTALHLMRTGAAGVIVGIGGDDWSTTESVLGIRVPMATAIADAAAARRDYLDETGGRYVHLIADGDIQTSGDIAKALGCGADAVMLGEALSLCAEAPAGGAWWHSAASHPSLPRGAFEVAGEPLGSMEQLLFGPADEPDGQLNLFGGLRRAMAKCGYRDLKEFQKVGLVLDR from the coding sequence ATGCGTGACGTGGTCGAGATCGGGCTGGGCAAGACCGCGCAGCGCGGCTACCACCTGGACGACATCGCCATCGTGCCGAGCCGCCGCACCCGGGACGTCGACGACGTCTCTACGGCGTGGCAGCTCGACGCGTACCCGTTCGGCATCCCCTGCGTCGGGCACCCGTCGGACGCCACGATGAGCCCGGCGTCGGCGGTCCAGCTCGGCCAGCTCGGCGGCCTCGGCGTGCTCAACGTCGAGGGCCTCTGGACCCGCTACGAGAACCCGACCAAGGTGCTGGAGGAGCTGGCCGCCCTCGACGAGGACGCCCGCGCCACCAAGCGGCTCCAGGAGGTGTACGCCGAGCCGATCCGCCCGGACCTGATCGCCGAACGGGTCCGTGAGCTGCGCGCCGGTGGCGGCACGGTGGCCGTCCGGGTCTCGCCGCAGCACACCCTGGCGCTCGCCCCGGTGATCCTCGACGCGGGCGTGGACATCCTGGTCATCCAGGGCACCATCGTCTCCGCCGAGCACGTCTCCACCACCGACGAGCCGCTGAACCTCAAGGAGTTCATCGCCGACCTCGACCTGCCGGTCATCGTCGGCGGCTGCACCGACTACAAGACGGCGCTGCACCTGATGCGGACCGGCGCGGCCGGCGTGATCGTGGGCATCGGCGGCGACGACTGGTCGACCACCGAGTCGGTGCTCGGCATCCGGGTGCCGATGGCCACCGCGATCGCCGACGCCGCCGCGGCCCGCCGGGACTACCTCGACGAGACCGGCGGCCGGTACGTCCACCTGATCGCCGACGGCGACATCCAGACCTCCGGCGACATCGCCAAGGCGCTCGGCTGCGGCGCCGACGCGGTGATGCTCGGCGAGGCGCTCTCGCTCTGCGCGGAGGCCCCGGCCGGCGGGGCCTGGTGGCACTCCGCCGCCAGCCACCCGTCCCTGCCGCGTGGCGCGTTCGAGGTCGCCGGCGAGCCGCTCGGCTCGATGGAGCAGCTCCTCTTCGGCCCCGCCGACGAGCCCGACGGCCAGCTCAACCTCTTCGGTGGCCTGCGCCGCGCGATGGCCAAGTGCGGCTACCGCGACCTCAAGGAGTTCCAGAAGGTCGGCCTGGTCCTCGACCGCTGA
- a CDS encoding M1 family metallopeptidase: MSRGRWYAAALAVALLLGGCTHADDGRFRPGATDAGDPYVPGAGNGGYDVGHYRLAVRYDPADDRLSGEAGITATATTGLSRFSLDLAGLTVERVRVDGAEASYRHEGNELVVTPARGLPAGRTFTTEVTYGGVPKALPSGELGVGGFRATPDGAIALGQPESASTWFPVDDHPRDKATYDIAVTVPAGLAALSNGVPGGTATRDGWTTWRWSERAPMASYLATLVIGDYRVSTGTHAGKPLVTAVSAALPANGPAAASIARTGEVADFLAARFGPYPFDAYGGIAVAEESIGYALESQSRPVYGPGFFRSGRPNTEVVAHELAHQWFGDSVSVARWSDIWLNEGFATYAEWLWDEHDGGRSVAQAVATEYAATDWTRPSVDPGRAGLFGPAVYQRAALAVHALRRAVGDATFFRILSGWAAERRGGNATTADFVAYAERAAGRPLRPLLDAWLTGRTAPALP; the protein is encoded by the coding sequence ATGAGCCGGGGGCGGTGGTACGCGGCGGCGCTGGCCGTGGCCCTGCTGCTCGGCGGCTGCACGCACGCCGACGACGGGCGGTTCCGACCCGGCGCGACCGACGCCGGTGACCCGTACGTGCCGGGGGCCGGCAACGGCGGGTACGACGTGGGCCACTACCGGCTCGCGGTGCGGTACGACCCGGCCGACGACCGGCTCAGCGGCGAGGCCGGGATCACCGCCACGGCGACGACCGGGCTGTCCCGGTTCTCCCTCGACCTCGCCGGCCTCACCGTCGAGCGGGTCCGGGTGGACGGTGCCGAGGCGAGCTACCGGCACGAGGGCAACGAACTCGTCGTCACCCCCGCGCGCGGGCTGCCGGCCGGGAGGACGTTCACCACCGAGGTGACGTACGGCGGGGTGCCCAAGGCGCTGCCCAGCGGGGAGCTGGGCGTCGGCGGCTTCCGGGCCACCCCGGACGGCGCGATCGCGCTCGGCCAGCCCGAGTCGGCGAGCACCTGGTTCCCGGTCGACGACCACCCCCGCGACAAGGCCACCTACGACATCGCGGTGACCGTCCCGGCCGGACTGGCGGCGCTGAGCAACGGGGTGCCGGGCGGGACGGCGACCCGGGACGGCTGGACCACCTGGCGCTGGTCGGAGCGCGCGCCGATGGCGAGTTACCTGGCCACCCTGGTGATCGGGGACTACCGGGTGTCGACCGGCACGCACGCCGGGAAACCGTTGGTCACCGCGGTCTCCGCCGCGCTGCCGGCGAACGGGCCGGCCGCCGCCTCGATCGCCCGCACCGGCGAGGTCGCCGACTTCCTGGCCGCCCGGTTCGGCCCCTACCCGTTCGACGCGTACGGCGGGATCGCGGTGGCCGAGGAGAGCATCGGGTACGCGCTGGAGAGCCAGTCCCGGCCGGTCTACGGGCCCGGTTTCTTCCGCTCCGGCCGGCCGAACACCGAGGTGGTCGCGCACGAGCTGGCGCACCAGTGGTTCGGTGACAGCGTCTCGGTGGCCCGGTGGAGCGACATCTGGCTGAACGAGGGCTTCGCCACGTACGCCGAATGGCTCTGGGACGAGCACGACGGCGGCCGGAGCGTGGCGCAGGCCGTGGCCACCGAGTACGCCGCCACCGACTGGACGCGCCCCTCGGTGGACCCCGGCCGGGCCGGGCTGTTCGGTCCCGCCGTCTACCAGCGCGCCGCGCTGGCGGTGCACGCGTTGCGCCGGGCCGTCGGCGACGCGACCTTCTTCCGCATCCTGAGCGGCTGGGCCGCCGAACGCCGGGGCGGGAACGCGACCACCGCCGACTTCGTCGCGTACGCCGAGCGGGCCGCCGGCCGGCCGCTGCGTCCGCTGCTCGACGCCTGGCTGACCGGGCGGACCGCGCCCGCCCTGCCGTGA
- a CDS encoding M1 family metallopeptidase, producing the protein MTRARRSGRGSVGLLLAAASVLAGCQSSDAGQVAPTPGRSVPVTPRSFAPGAAGVGDPYFPTYGNGGYDVARYTVKVRYDPDSDKLTGTTTVQATATTDLSAFHLDLAGLTVRSVTVDGVKARHKRESDELVVTPATGLTSGNGFVAEIRYDGVPAALRNEVLGEGGWLHTSDGAIALGQPESASTWFPVNDHPSDKATYDFEITVPDGLTAVSNGVPKGKTRPQKGWTTWKWSEGSPMASYLSMVVIGRFRVTTAEHKGRPVFSAVTTGLAEGAPDRSVARTVEVADYLESVFGPYPFDAYGGVVVADARIRYALETQSRPVYAASFFRRGDNAGVVAHELAHQWFGDSVSLAKWQDIWLNEGLATYAEWLWAEHTGESTVQRAFDQRYASSPSRVWRTPPGKPGVENLFGESVYQRGGMALHALRVAVGDDAFFRILRTWAAEKKDANGTTADFVACAERVSGKKLGKLFDAWLYGTERPATPKPL; encoded by the coding sequence ATGACGCGGGCGCGACGGAGTGGTCGAGGGAGCGTGGGGCTGCTGCTCGCGGCGGCGTCGGTGCTGGCCGGCTGCCAGTCGTCCGACGCCGGGCAGGTCGCCCCGACGCCGGGACGGTCCGTGCCGGTGACCCCCCGGAGCTTCGCCCCGGGCGCGGCCGGCGTCGGCGACCCCTACTTCCCGACGTACGGCAACGGCGGCTACGACGTCGCCCGCTACACGGTGAAGGTCCGTTACGACCCGGACTCCGACAAGCTCACCGGCACCACCACCGTGCAGGCCACGGCGACGACCGACCTCTCCGCGTTCCACCTGGACCTGGCCGGGCTGACCGTGCGCTCGGTGACGGTGGACGGGGTGAAGGCCCGCCACAAGCGGGAGTCCGACGAGCTGGTGGTCACCCCGGCCACCGGCCTGACCTCCGGCAACGGCTTCGTCGCCGAGATCCGGTACGACGGTGTGCCGGCCGCCCTGCGCAACGAGGTGCTCGGCGAGGGCGGCTGGCTGCACACCTCGGACGGCGCGATCGCGCTCGGCCAGCCCGAGTCGGCGAGCACCTGGTTCCCGGTCAACGACCACCCGTCGGACAAGGCCACCTACGACTTCGAGATCACCGTGCCGGACGGGCTCACCGCGGTCAGCAACGGCGTGCCGAAGGGGAAGACCCGGCCGCAGAAGGGCTGGACCACCTGGAAGTGGTCGGAGGGCTCGCCGATGGCCAGTTACCTGAGCATGGTGGTGATCGGCCGGTTCCGGGTCACCACCGCCGAGCACAAGGGACGGCCGGTGTTCAGCGCGGTCACCACCGGACTGGCCGAGGGCGCCCCGGACCGCTCGGTGGCCCGGACCGTGGAGGTGGCCGACTATCTGGAGAGCGTCTTCGGGCCCTACCCGTTCGACGCGTACGGCGGGGTGGTGGTCGCCGACGCCCGGATCCGGTACGCGTTGGAGACGCAGAGCCGGCCGGTCTATGCGGCGAGCTTCTTCCGGCGCGGCGACAACGCCGGGGTGGTCGCGCACGAGCTGGCCCACCAGTGGTTCGGCGACAGCGTGTCGCTGGCGAAGTGGCAGGACATCTGGCTGAACGAGGGCCTGGCCACGTACGCGGAGTGGCTCTGGGCGGAGCACACCGGCGAGTCCACCGTGCAGCGCGCCTTCGACCAGCGGTACGCGTCGTCGCCGAGCCGGGTGTGGCGTACCCCGCCGGGGAAGCCGGGGGTGGAGAACCTCTTCGGCGAGTCCGTCTACCAGCGCGGCGGGATGGCGCTGCACGCGCTGCGGGTGGCCGTCGGGGATGACGCCTTCTTCCGCATCCTGCGCACCTGGGCGGCCGAGAAGAAGGACGCGAACGGCACGACCGCGGATTTCGTGGCGTGTGCGGAGCGGGTGTCGGGGAAGAAGCTGGGGAAGCTCTTCGACGCCTGGCTCTACGGCACCGAGCGCCCCGCCACCCCGAAACCCCTGTGA
- a CDS encoding LCP family protein, producing the protein MTQGTAQPRRRWLLGLAALVAVLLVAAGAVVATRLAGRHTPAPVAGPAAPTPSPTTVPLTVSPTPPPGADLTGPLNLLLVGVDTRISVPGWEPHADSVLVLHVTKGLDRAYLFSLPRDLVVDIPAYPKAGYPGGRTKLTHAMSYGSRVPGDKAHPSTAQGYELLRTTVTRYTGLRIDAGAVITFGGFDKLVDTLGGVDLRIDQRVASIHRKPDGTYRDKGPGGYVGPQMVYLPGDMHLTGWQALDYARQRYTAGGDYTRQRHQQQLLRALARKILDQGLARDPARVEQVVGALGETLVYAGGGRALVDFAYALGGLPADALTLVALPGDAVGKGAAYRGEQLLPVGRQFLTELAAERTEPFLDTHPTLRVRS; encoded by the coding sequence ATGACGCAGGGCACGGCGCAGCCACGACGGCGTTGGTTGCTGGGGCTGGCCGCCCTGGTGGCCGTACTCCTGGTCGCCGCCGGTGCGGTCGTGGCCACCCGGCTGGCCGGGCGGCACACCCCCGCGCCGGTCGCCGGCCCGGCCGCCCCCACGCCGTCACCGACCACCGTGCCACTGACCGTCAGCCCCACCCCGCCGCCGGGGGCCGACCTGACCGGGCCGCTGAACCTCCTGCTCGTCGGGGTCGACACCCGGATCAGCGTGCCCGGCTGGGAGCCGCACGCCGACTCGGTGCTGGTCCTGCACGTGACCAAGGGGCTGGACCGGGCGTACCTCTTCTCCCTCCCGCGCGACCTGGTGGTGGACATCCCGGCCTACCCGAAGGCCGGCTACCCCGGCGGCCGGACCAAGCTCACCCACGCGATGAGCTACGGCAGCCGGGTGCCGGGCGACAAGGCCCACCCCAGCACCGCCCAGGGGTACGAGCTGCTGCGCACCACGGTCACCAGGTACACCGGGCTGCGCATCGACGCCGGCGCGGTGATCACCTTTGGTGGCTTCGACAAGCTGGTGGACACCCTCGGCGGGGTGGACCTGCGTATCGACCAGCGGGTCGCCTCGATCCACCGCAAGCCGGACGGGACCTACCGGGACAAGGGTCCGGGCGGGTACGTCGGTCCGCAGATGGTCTATCTGCCGGGTGACATGCACCTGACCGGCTGGCAGGCGCTGGACTACGCCCGGCAGCGCTACACCGCCGGCGGCGACTACACCCGGCAGCGCCACCAGCAGCAACTGCTCCGCGCCCTGGCCCGGAAGATCCTCGACCAGGGGCTGGCCCGGGACCCGGCCCGGGTCGAGCAGGTGGTCGGCGCCCTCGGCGAGACGCTCGTCTACGCCGGCGGCGGGCGGGCCCTGGTCGACTTCGCGTACGCCCTCGGCGGGCTGCCCGCCGACGCCCTGACCCTGGTCGCCCTCCCCGGCGACGCGGTCGGCAAGGGCGCCGCCTACCGGGGCGAGCAGCTCCTCCCGGTGGGCCGCCAGTTCCTCACCGAACTCGCCGCCGAACGGACCGAGCCGTTCCTCGACACCCACCCGACGCTGCGGGTCCGCAGCTGA